In Gammaproteobacteria bacterium, the genomic stretch ACCCGCCCCAGGATACGAACGTGATCTTGCCTGCAAACGCCGTTGCGCTCATCAGGCCAAGGCCGAGGGCGGCTGACGTCAGTACTGCTGTAGTTTTTAACTTGCTCATTGACTCCTCCAGAAATTACAGATCATAAGAAAACGTAAAATAGATGACTGAACTGACTGTATCCTGACAAAACCATAAATATGTACAGAAAACAATCCGGCACAACCGCTTTATTATACGACAGCTTCAGATTACCGCCACTCCAAGCTGGACTGACGGTTTGCGCAGAGTTTTTCTTATATATGAGGCATTTAAGACGGTAAACTGGTCCGCAACCGTTCACTTCTACGGCGCAGCAACTCGATTGCAATCAATAAAATGATTGAAAATGTGACCAACATGGTCGCCACCGCGAGGATACTGGGGCTGATCTGCTGACGAAGACCCGACCACATCTGAATCGGAATAGTCTTCTGGTCGGCAGCGGCTATAAAGTAGATCAGCACCACCTCATCAAATGAAGTAATGAACGCAAACAAAGCGCCGGACACCACACCCGGGGTGATCAACGGCATGATGACCTTGAAAAAGGTGCGCAGCGGTTTAGCCCCCAGACTACCCGATGCCCGAATGAGGGTTTCGTCAAAACCAACCAGCGTCGCTGTGACCGTGATCACCACATAGGGTGTCCCGATGGCCGCATGGGCAAGAACCACTCCCAGATGCGAGTAGGCCAGACCGATCTTCGAGTAGAAAAAGAACATTCCCGCCGCAGTAATGATGATCGGCACGATCAAAGGGGAAATCAGTAAGGACATGATCGGCTTTCGAAACGGCATGTGCGTGCGGCTCAAACCCACGGCAGCCAGCGTGCCTA encodes the following:
- a CDS encoding ABC transporter permease, with the protein product MSVPAYTGPLGRTWHYVFLGICCVVFFFLLAPIMVIVPLSFNIEPYFTFSEGMLRLDPDAFSFRWYKDVLGMCTQKATEAADAFVTSTKVQECGSGSNRGYEWAFAARNSIIIAIFATLVAASLGTLAAVGLSRTHMPFRKPIMSLLISPLIVPIIITAAGMFFFYSKIGLAYSHLGVVLAHAAIGTPYVVITVTATLVGFDETLIRASGSLGAKPLRTFFKVIMPLITPGVVSGALFAFITSFDEVVLIYFIAAADQKTIPIQMWSGLRQQISPSILAVATMLVTFSIILLIAIELLRRRSERLRTSLPS